In the genome of Oncorhynchus mykiss isolate Arlee chromosome 18, USDA_OmykA_1.1, whole genome shotgun sequence, one region contains:
- the LOC110496464 gene encoding iroquois-class homeodomain protein irx-4-A-like, whose translation MFDIMAYPQLGYPYSPTHQFLMSTSSLASCFEPGGRSLLDSGVTHPSPQPLRCPAYESRLLGSPGQEIPTPAIGLGVYGAGYGKSQGYYGTCGGDATALYARGTLESKDGASAHVGASQTPAYYPYDYAFGQYPYDRYGYGSSVDSAAARRKNATRETTSTLKAWLQEHQKNPYPTKGEKIMLAIITKMTLTQVSTWFANARRRLKKENKVTWSPRANKSSDERGCEDDSDGVEGSQEEEPIKREIDVDDSVTGRCVDLKQSDLEDFDLLESDGSDCDPKHPFHTKDTPVHTPPDQRHHPKDPSNSPLTHTPDTLRHGNERLPQSADCLKNTPDHDRTTNSFYTQRDLRSTESSKPNIWSIAQTAAIQPEFPPCMHTATPSEALSPGGYLTEVPNLKVRAAEQQDSPVATLRDWVDGVFHDPLFRQSSFKPVLSKSAMDRVWIGLNG comes from the exons ATGTTTGATATCATGGCTTACCCGCAGCTAGGATACCCCTATTCACCCACACACCAG TTCCTCATGAGCACGAGCTCTTTGGCCAGCTGCTTCGAGCCTGGCGGAAGGTCTCTCCTGGACTCAGGTGTGACGCATCCCTCTCCCCAGCCTCTTCGGTGCCCAGCGTACGAGAGCAGGCTGCTCGGCTCCCCGGGCCAGGAGATACCAACCCCGGCTATAGGTCTGGGTGTGTATGGAGCTGGCTATGGAAAGAGCCAAGGGTACTATGGCACCTGCGGAGGCGACGCAACAGCTCTGTATGCCAGG GGAACCTTGGAGTCCAAAGATGGAGCGTCTGCACATGTGGGGGCCTCTCAAACCCCTGCATACTATCCATATGATTACGCATTTGGGCAGTATCCATATGACCGATATGG GTATGGGTCATCTGTGGACAGTGCCGCAGCACGGAGGAAGAACGCCACCAGGGAGACCACCAGCACTCTGAAGGCCTGGCTGCAGGAGCACCAGAAGAACCCGTATCCCACCAAGGGAGAGAAGATCATGCTGGCCATCATCACCAAGATGACACTTACACAG GTGTCCACGTGGTTTGCCAATGCACGGCGGAGGTTGAAGAAGGAGAACAAAGTCACATGGTCACCACGAGCCAATAAAAGCTCTGATGAGAGGGGCTGTGAAGATGACAGTGATGGTGTGGAGGGATCGCAAGAGGAGGAGCCAATCAAACGCGAGATAGATGTTGATG ACTCTGTAACGGGGAGGTGTGTGGACCTAAAACAGAGTGACCTGGAGGACTTTGATCTGCTGGAGTCAGATGGTTCTGACTGCGACCCTAAACACCCGTTTCACACCAAAGACACCCCAGTACACACACCACCGGACCAGCGCCACCACCCCAAAGACCCTTCCAACAGCCCACTCACACATACCCCAGACACACTCCGACACGGGAATGAACGATTGCCACAGTCAGCAGATTGCCTCAAAAACACACCAGACCACGACCGAACAACCAACTCATTCTACACTCAACGGGACCTGCGAAGTACAGAGAGCAGCAAACCTAACATCTGGTCCATTGCACAAACTGCTGCTATCCAACCTGAGTTCCCTCCATGCATGCACACAGCCACCCCCAGCGAGGCCCTCTCCCCAGGGGGGTATCTGACCGAAGTACCCAACCTGAAGGTGAGAGCGGCTGAGCAGCAGGACTCGCCAGTGGCTACTCTGAGAGATTGGGTGGACGGGGTCTTCCACGACCCCCTGTTCAGACAGAGTTCCTTTAAACCTGTGCTGTCCAAGTCAGCCATGGACAGGGTGTGGATTGGGTTAAATGGATAG